The following coding sequences lie in one Mycobacterium sp. DL440 genomic window:
- a CDS encoding AAA family ATPase — protein sequence MGVAPPPAQAAAVQRDLRLQSGVQIFPPPDQIPDLTGGFGTQVYNQLQNVGAQFETAFVNNFNLLALLQAAGIDPTSPVKGALNDALGGALGALPVDVEALLGINLDDPLSAAGVNVITTGGLFTLIRLLGVDLGWVPSFPNSVADEINNTPYLDVSLESIFDALGLPTSGAGLVAIRVALAAIGIHLPDLSTNAADVRIPIVAGWGFGAFAAGAAYQQVVDDLPNQPGGANYTDTNPLLGSFTILPMILIDNPGRANGGILARAYPLLGLLGIDTVTPDTQVQSSGTSIVSGIPVVGDIPLLGLTPGGANLIPIKIDATAEYLPLSDFAAWPNPFTMANNVAAGLFPTYILRNQSLDTLSTVLIDQVVSQLGSDVTDYLDNPGDNPQLGPKLNIYITIPANSLPLLEPTYLAYDVVNLLTGANLNNPIGTALSPVLTSLVNLGYTDVSYNATTGIYERSLDEADVPTAFGTLPADVDWGQVPAHLVDNLVTGIQKAISDGLVSQTPVSNPIKTLLGLLGVGGTSNLTGLDLSALTEALDNLTPEALGNAGNNVGARSLAKTSFEPQGIAQTNVGTDTVNLKSVVDEPAVDDTKVKVEDGPKKLPTAADEARVEVQKSVTEAGERAKASAEKARERTAKAVKNAQERVNKLAEDGRKQIKSAADGIQKGAEKAVNDVKDNAKKAGDSVKPAKKTEKKDTKKDAA from the coding sequence GTGGGCGTTGCTCCGCCACCCGCCCAGGCGGCCGCGGTCCAGCGTGATCTTCGGCTGCAATCCGGGGTGCAGATCTTCCCGCCGCCCGATCAGATACCGGATCTCACGGGTGGCTTCGGAACACAGGTCTACAACCAGTTGCAGAACGTCGGCGCGCAGTTCGAAACGGCGTTCGTCAACAACTTCAACCTGCTGGCCCTCCTGCAGGCGGCCGGGATCGATCCGACCAGCCCGGTCAAGGGCGCACTCAACGACGCGTTGGGCGGGGCACTTGGTGCGCTGCCTGTCGACGTGGAGGCGCTGCTCGGAATCAATCTCGACGATCCGTTGTCCGCGGCCGGGGTCAACGTCATCACGACCGGCGGGCTCTTCACCCTCATCCGGTTGCTCGGTGTTGACCTCGGCTGGGTGCCGTCGTTCCCGAATTCGGTGGCCGACGAGATCAACAACACCCCGTACCTCGATGTCAGCCTCGAGTCGATCTTCGACGCGCTCGGTCTCCCCACGAGCGGCGCCGGGCTCGTGGCAATCCGCGTTGCGCTCGCAGCGATCGGCATACATCTGCCGGACCTCAGTACGAATGCCGCTGATGTTCGGATACCCATCGTGGCGGGCTGGGGCTTCGGTGCCTTCGCGGCGGGTGCGGCCTACCAACAGGTGGTTGACGATCTACCGAATCAACCGGGTGGCGCCAACTACACCGACACCAACCCGCTGCTGGGCAGTTTCACCATCCTGCCGATGATCCTGATCGACAACCCGGGCCGGGCCAACGGCGGCATCCTGGCGCGGGCCTACCCGCTCTTAGGGTTACTCGGGATCGACACGGTCACCCCCGACACTCAGGTGCAGAGCAGCGGGACCAGCATCGTCTCCGGCATCCCCGTGGTCGGTGACATCCCGTTGCTGGGGCTCACCCCCGGCGGTGCCAACCTGATCCCGATCAAGATCGACGCGACGGCCGAGTACCTGCCGCTCTCGGACTTCGCCGCCTGGCCCAACCCGTTCACGATGGCGAACAATGTTGCGGCAGGCCTGTTCCCGACGTACATCCTGAGAAACCAGTCGCTGGACACGCTCAGTACGGTGCTGATCGATCAGGTTGTGTCGCAACTCGGCTCGGACGTCACCGACTATCTGGACAATCCCGGGGACAACCCTCAATTGGGCCCCAAGCTCAACATCTACATCACGATCCCGGCCAACAGCCTGCCCCTGCTGGAGCCGACATATCTGGCGTACGACGTCGTCAACCTGCTCACCGGGGCGAACCTCAACAACCCGATCGGCACGGCGCTGAGCCCGGTACTGACCAGCCTGGTCAACCTCGGCTACACCGATGTGTCCTACAACGCGACGACGGGCATCTACGAGCGTTCACTCGACGAAGCCGATGTCCCAACGGCTTTCGGCACTCTTCCCGCGGATGTCGATTGGGGGCAGGTGCCCGCGCACCTGGTCGACAACCTCGTCACCGGCATTCAGAAGGCGATCAGCGACGGCCTGGTGAGCCAGACCCCGGTCTCCAATCCCATCAAGACCCTGCTTGGCCTGCTGGGCGTCGGTGGCACGTCGAACCTGACCGGGCTGGATCTTTCTGCTCTCACCGAAGCGCTGGACAACCTCACTCCGGAGGCTCTCGGTAACGCTGGGAATAACGTTGGGGCACGGAGCCTTGCGAAGACAAGTTTCGAACCGCAGGGGATCGCGCAGACCAACGTCGGCACGGACACGGTGAATCTGAAATCTGTTGTGGATGAACCTGCCGTGGATGACACCAAAGTGAAGGTCGAGGACGGCCCGAAGAAGCTGCCCACCGCGGCCGACGAGGCTCGCGTAGAGGTCCAGAAATCGGTCACGGAGGCCGGCGAGCGTGCAAAGGCTTCGGCGGAGAAGGCGCGAGAGCGGACGGCCAAGGCGGTCAAGAACGCTCAGGAGCGGGTGAACAAGCTCGCCGAGGATGGTCGCAAGCAGATCAAGTCAGCCGCCGACGGCATCCAGAAGGGCGCCGAGAAGGCGGTCAACGACGTGAAGGACAACGCCAAGAAGGCCGGCGATTCAGTGAAGCCCGCCAAGAAGACCGAGAAGAAGGACACCAAGAAAGACGCCGCCTGA
- a CDS encoding antibiotic biosynthesis monooxygenase encodes MEREPGLGDGIVELLRQATEDVMRHIPGFITANIHVSTDGTRVINYAQWRRAEDFRAMLADPAAREHMSRCADIATSFDPHIYTVESVHQAA; translated from the coding sequence GTGGAACGGGAGCCAGGCCTCGGCGACGGGATCGTCGAGCTGCTACGACAGGCGACCGAAGACGTGATGCGCCACATACCCGGATTCATCACCGCCAACATCCATGTGAGTACGGACGGCACCCGCGTCATCAACTACGCGCAGTGGCGCAGGGCCGAGGACTTCCGCGCCATGCTCGCCGACCCCGCCGCACGGGAGCACATGAGTCGGTGCGCTGACATCGCGACCAGTTTCGATCCCCACATCTACACGGTGGAATCGGTGCACCAGGCGGCCTAG
- a CDS encoding SGNH hydrolase domain-containing protein, producing the protein MITSARPAARRDSTASGRNPLSNKQFRPDIEGLRAVAVLAVVLFHAGVPGFGGGFIGVDVFFVVSGFLITGLLWREASNTGTVRMARFYAGRARRLLPAAALVLVVTSIAATLLLPPLRARSVLADAIASALYSGNYRFAAEGTDYLAAEKAASPLQHYWSLGVEEQFYLLWPALILGTAWLLTRSGRGTRSAVPYTCVLALVAAASLALAVSWTQTMPPWAFFSLPTRAWELAAGGLIALTAAHWRTLPPICAALVGWGGLALILATCTQLGTATPYPGTAAMLPVMGTALVIGAGCAIPDLGVGRLLSKPAMRGIGRLSYSWYLWHWPVLLLAPTLFGHDLGLAGRLAMVVISLGLAVLTLHLVENPARFAAALRASSWRSLAVGATATGVAVCAGLVLLAVRPIPTGSGPAAVPVALIGPPPAAAPMRALTPEQQIQAAVATSADLRAVPSNLSPPLGNITKPEAFVNGCVLSWKDVAVPDCASGDTASATKVALIGDSHAGMWQPALETAAQQRHWRLETFAKVTCPPMKLPILSPYLEREFTECQQWRADVLARIAQERPALIVLDMVRRYGADFGFVSYDPTWLDGLTRLVSQLRGTGARVLVLGPVPDPHTTVPTCLSAHMDDASVCAPARSIALNDTGIAAETAAVQAGGGQYARLDQFFCTDRRCPVIIGNTLVFRDDNHITAEYAQLLTPVLDHLAVSALAPN; encoded by the coding sequence GTGATCACCTCCGCGAGGCCCGCCGCCCGCCGCGACAGCACCGCGAGTGGGCGAAACCCCCTGTCGAACAAACAGTTTCGCCCCGACATCGAAGGGCTGCGGGCAGTCGCGGTGCTCGCCGTGGTGCTGTTCCATGCCGGGGTGCCCGGTTTCGGCGGCGGGTTCATCGGCGTCGACGTGTTCTTCGTCGTGTCGGGATTCCTGATCACCGGGCTGCTGTGGCGCGAGGCCTCGAACACCGGGACCGTTCGAATGGCGCGGTTCTATGCCGGACGGGCCCGTCGACTGCTCCCGGCCGCTGCACTGGTCCTGGTCGTCACATCGATTGCGGCCACCCTCCTACTCCCGCCGCTGCGGGCCCGCTCGGTGCTGGCCGACGCGATCGCCAGTGCGCTCTACTCCGGCAACTACCGCTTCGCGGCGGAGGGCACCGACTATCTGGCGGCCGAGAAGGCGGCGTCACCGCTGCAGCACTATTGGTCACTCGGTGTGGAGGAACAGTTCTATCTGCTGTGGCCCGCGCTGATCCTGGGCACCGCGTGGCTGCTGACCCGCAGCGGGCGGGGCACTCGTTCCGCCGTCCCGTACACGTGCGTGCTGGCGCTGGTGGCCGCCGCGTCGCTCGCCCTGGCGGTGTCGTGGACCCAGACCATGCCGCCGTGGGCGTTCTTCTCGCTGCCGACCCGCGCCTGGGAGTTGGCCGCCGGCGGCCTGATCGCGTTGACCGCGGCGCACTGGCGCACCCTGCCGCCGATATGTGCGGCGTTGGTCGGCTGGGGTGGCTTGGCGCTGATCCTGGCCACCTGCACACAACTCGGCACTGCCACGCCCTATCCGGGCACGGCGGCAATGCTGCCGGTGATGGGGACCGCGCTGGTGATCGGGGCCGGCTGTGCGATACCCGATCTCGGCGTGGGACGGCTGCTGTCCAAACCGGCGATGCGCGGTATCGGCCGGTTGTCGTACTCGTGGTACCTGTGGCACTGGCCGGTGCTGCTGTTGGCGCCCACACTGTTCGGCCACGACCTGGGCCTCGCCGGCCGGTTGGCGATGGTGGTGATATCGCTGGGCCTGGCGGTCCTGACGTTGCATCTGGTCGAGAACCCGGCCCGGTTCGCCGCGGCGCTGCGCGCGTCCTCGTGGCGCAGTTTGGCCGTCGGCGCGACGGCGACAGGCGTGGCCGTCTGCGCGGGTCTGGTGCTGTTGGCGGTGCGCCCGATTCCGACGGGGTCCGGACCGGCAGCGGTCCCGGTCGCCCTCATCGGACCACCCCCAGCCGCCGCGCCGATGCGGGCTCTGACGCCCGAACAGCAGATACAGGCGGCCGTCGCCACCTCGGCCGATCTGCGCGCGGTGCCGTCGAATCTGTCACCGCCGCTGGGCAATATCACCAAACCAGAGGCGTTCGTGAACGGCTGCGTTCTGTCCTGGAAAGACGTCGCGGTGCCGGACTGCGCCTCCGGCGACACCGCGTCGGCCACCAAAGTCGCGCTGATCGGCGATTCACACGCCGGGATGTGGCAACCGGCCCTGGAAACCGCTGCACAGCAGCGACATTGGCGGTTGGAGACCTTTGCGAAAGTTACCTGCCCACCGATGAAGCTCCCGATTCTGAGCCCCTACCTCGAGCGCGAGTTCACCGAGTGCCAGCAGTGGCGGGCCGACGTGCTGGCCCGGATTGCCCAGGAACGCCCGGCACTGATAGTGCTGGACATGGTGCGCCGCTACGGCGCGGATTTCGGGTTTGTCAGCTACGACCCGACCTGGCTGGACGGGTTGACGCGTCTGGTGTCGCAGTTGCGCGGAACCGGCGCGCGGGTCCTGGTGCTCGGCCCCGTGCCCGACCCGCACACCACAGTGCCGACCTGCCTGTCCGCGCACATGGACGACGCCTCCGTCTGCGCACCTGCCCGTTCGATCGCGTTGAACGACACCGGCATAGCTGCCGAAACGGCGGCGGTTCAGGCCGGCGGTGGGCAGTACGCGCGGCTGGACCAGTTCTTCTGCACCGACCGGCGCTGCCCGGTGATCATCGGCAACACGTTGGTCTTCCGCGACGACAACCACATCACCGCCGAGTACGCCCAGTTGCTGACCCCGGTGTTGGACCACCTGGCAGTCAGTGCGCTGGCACCCAATTAG
- a CDS encoding ribonuclease domain-containing protein — MGKSRMAALAVLCGLLSGCCAPTQPTSSPAAPPVSASTSPTKSAAADGTCDLSGLPREADKTVELIQSGGPFPYPRNDGVIFGNFEGRLPKHERGYYHEYTVPTPGNKHRGKRRIVTGGAPQNDPPEYYYTGDHYESFCLIGGM, encoded by the coding sequence ATGGGGAAATCACGCATGGCGGCGCTGGCAGTGCTGTGCGGTCTGCTCTCGGGCTGCTGCGCCCCGACGCAACCCACGTCATCCCCGGCCGCGCCACCGGTATCGGCCTCGACATCGCCCACGAAGTCGGCGGCGGCCGACGGCACCTGTGATCTGAGCGGCCTCCCGCGGGAAGCCGACAAGACCGTGGAACTGATCCAATCCGGCGGGCCGTTTCCCTACCCGCGCAACGACGGGGTCATCTTCGGCAACTTCGAAGGCCGGCTGCCCAAACACGAGCGCGGCTACTACCACGAGTACACGGTCCCGACGCCGGGCAACAAGCATCGCGGCAAGCGGCGCATCGTCACCGGGGGAGCGCCGCAGAACGACCCGCCCGAGTACTACTACACCGGCGACCACTACGAATCGTTCTGCCTGATCGGAGGCATGTGA
- a CDS encoding barstar family protein has protein sequence MKTYRIDGAKVGSKADFFTEIGRAVNGDGGYFGSNLDALADCLRGGFGTPDDRRFRFVMTSYRNIKEALGQDTWGTVLSIFTTEGVDLWLEN, from the coding sequence GTGAAGACGTATCGGATCGACGGGGCCAAGGTGGGTTCCAAGGCGGACTTCTTCACCGAGATCGGCCGTGCGGTCAATGGCGACGGCGGCTACTTCGGCTCAAACCTGGACGCGCTGGCCGACTGCCTGCGCGGTGGGTTCGGTACCCCCGACGATCGCCGCTTCCGGTTCGTCATGACGTCCTACCGCAACATCAAAGAGGCGCTCGGACAAGACACCTGGGGCACCGTGCTGTCGATCTTCACGACCGAGGGCGTCGACCTGTGGCTGGAGAACTGA
- a CDS encoding phosphodiester glycosidase family protein — MVIVYFVPGLAKVFQRAVATAAAVAVCAALATTGSPVARAEDARAMLLGAIANTKGAYLVYNFGGQFAAPFLSADGRAYTLNNGGHLMAMKNASGRLNPRLLVDSHQGYQSRCERTPGARTGEGLWQASETYAPLAAWQVLGQPTIAVNANFFDVRGQQGGSWRDTKCSSPLGAYVDNTRGQGRANAAVTGTLAYAGKQGLSGGNEHWSALATMILPMGGAPYVVMPKGPDDYDSASPVIQRLLDQNARFVAVAGIGLLAPGDTGQLNDNGPSAARTAVGYNRATDQLYVFQGGSYTPDNIQDLFRGLGADNALLLDGGGSSAIVLRRDTGGMWSGAGSPRGNCDTRQVLCDSRERALPSWLAFN; from the coding sequence GTGGTTATTGTGTACTTCGTGCCAGGCCTGGCAAAAGTCTTCCAGCGTGCGGTCGCTACTGCGGCCGCCGTTGCCGTCTGCGCAGCGCTAGCCACCACGGGCTCCCCCGTCGCGCGGGCCGAGGACGCCAGGGCAATGCTGCTCGGGGCGATCGCCAATACCAAGGGCGCGTACCTCGTCTACAACTTCGGCGGCCAGTTCGCCGCGCCGTTCCTGTCCGCTGACGGCCGTGCCTACACGCTCAACAACGGCGGCCACCTGATGGCGATGAAGAACGCCTCCGGGCGGCTCAATCCGCGCCTGCTCGTCGACAGCCATCAGGGGTATCAGTCCCGCTGCGAGCGCACTCCCGGTGCACGCACCGGTGAAGGACTGTGGCAGGCGTCGGAAACCTATGCGCCCCTTGCCGCCTGGCAGGTGCTGGGTCAGCCGACCATCGCGGTCAATGCCAACTTCTTCGACGTGCGCGGGCAGCAGGGCGGCTCGTGGCGCGACACCAAGTGCTCATCCCCGCTGGGCGCTTACGTGGACAACACCCGCGGGCAGGGCCGGGCCAACGCCGCGGTCACCGGCACTCTGGCCTATGCCGGCAAGCAAGGCCTGTCCGGCGGGAACGAGCACTGGTCGGCATTGGCCACCATGATCCTTCCGATGGGCGGCGCCCCGTATGTGGTGATGCCCAAGGGGCCCGACGACTATGACTCGGCCTCACCGGTGATCCAGCGCCTGCTCGATCAGAACGCCCGGTTCGTCGCGGTGGCCGGCATCGGGTTGCTCGCGCCCGGCGACACCGGTCAGCTCAACGACAACGGCCCGAGCGCGGCACGCACCGCGGTCGGCTACAACCGGGCCACCGATCAGCTCTACGTCTTCCAGGGCGGCAGCTACACCCCGGACAACATCCAGGATCTTTTCCGCGGACTGGGCGCCGACAACGCGCTGCTGCTCGACGGTGGCGGCTCGTCGGCGATCGTGTTGCGTCGCGACACCGGCGGCATGTGGAGCGGCGCCGGATCACCGCGCGGGAACTGCGATACCCGTCAGGTGCTGTGCGATTCGCGCGAGCGGGCCCTGCCCAGCTGGCTCGCCTTCAATTGA
- a CDS encoding TMEM165/GDT1 family protein has translation MLAALLLSFAVIFVAELGDKSQLMAMTFALRYRWWVVLIGITAATTAVHLISVAVGHYLGAALPTHLLGILAGVAFVFFGLWTLRGDKLSDDEATRAQRSSAPAFFTVTSAFLLAELGDKTMLATITLAADNDWVGVWIGSTIGMVAADALAIVVGAIAGKHLPERTIQLGAAALFVIFGVAMLLEGAFPAAPVLLTTAGAIAVTALGAAGLRALPAHLRPAVLRKRNAAEPANTDQPGAIPS, from the coding sequence GTGCTCGCTGCTCTGCTCTTGAGCTTCGCCGTCATCTTCGTCGCCGAGCTCGGCGACAAGTCGCAGTTGATGGCCATGACCTTTGCACTGCGGTACCGCTGGTGGGTGGTGCTCATCGGCATCACCGCGGCCACCACCGCAGTTCACCTGATCTCCGTCGCGGTCGGTCACTACCTCGGCGCGGCGCTGCCCACACACCTGCTCGGCATCCTCGCCGGTGTGGCGTTCGTGTTCTTCGGGCTGTGGACCCTGCGCGGCGACAAGCTGTCCGATGACGAGGCGACCCGCGCCCAGCGTTCATCCGCGCCGGCCTTCTTCACGGTCACCTCGGCCTTCCTGCTCGCCGAACTCGGCGACAAGACGATGCTCGCGACGATCACGCTGGCCGCCGACAACGACTGGGTGGGGGTGTGGATCGGCTCGACCATCGGCATGGTGGCCGCTGACGCGCTGGCCATCGTGGTCGGGGCGATCGCGGGCAAGCACCTGCCCGAGCGGACGATCCAGTTGGGCGCGGCAGCCCTGTTCGTCATCTTCGGTGTCGCAATGCTGCTGGAGGGCGCGTTCCCGGCGGCCCCGGTGCTGCTGACCACCGCGGGGGCGATTGCGGTGACGGCCCTGGGCGCGGCCGGCCTGCGCGCGCTGCCCGCACATTTGCGGCCGGCAGTGCTCCGCAAGCGCAATGCCGCTGAGCCAGCTAACACCGATCAACCAGGTGCGATCCCGTCTTGA
- a CDS encoding excinuclease ABC subunit UvrA produces MTAKTHPADSHDLIRVTGARENNLKDVDIELPKRRLTVFTGVSGSGKSSLVFDTIAAESQRLINETYSAFVQGFMPNLARPEVDVLDGLTTAIIVDQQRMGADPRSTVGTATDTGAMLRILFSRLGAPHIGSPQAFSFNVASISGAGAVTLEKGGRTVKERRDFNIVGGMCPRCEGRGAVNDIDLTALYDDTKSLNEGALTIPGFSMDGWYGRIFRGCGFFDTDKPINKFTKKELDALLHKEATKLKVDGVNLTYLGLIPQIQKSFLAKDVEAMQPHIRAFVERAVTFTTCPECDGTRLSGTARSVKIKGVNIAEACAMQITDLAEWLGTVKDKSVTPLLAALQHTLDSFVEIGLGYLSLDRPAGTLSGGEAQRVKMIRHLGSSLTDVTYVFDEPTIGLHPHDIARMNNLLLALRDKGNTVLVVEHKPETISIADHVVDLGPGAGSAGGEVVFEGSVAGLRGSDTVTGRHLGYRAVLKDEVRKTNGALEIRGADTHNLRDVDVDIPLGALVVITGVAGSGKSSLIDGSVAGRDGVVVVDQSPIRGSRRSNPATYTGLLEPIRKAFAKANGVKPALFSSNSEGACPTCNGAGVIYTDLGVMATVETTCEECEGKRFGASVLQYTLGGRDIAEVLAMPVSEAERFFADGEAKAPAAQKILSRMSDVGLGYLTLGQPLTTLSGGERQRLKLATRLGDTGAEKADTYILDEPTTGLHLADVEQLLGLLDRLVDSGKSVIVIEHHQAVMTHADWIIDLGPGAGHDGGRVVFEGTPTDLVAQRATLTGQHLAEYVGN; encoded by the coding sequence ATGACCGCCAAGACCCATCCCGCCGACAGCCACGATCTGATCCGCGTCACCGGTGCCCGGGAGAACAACCTCAAGGACGTCGACATCGAGTTGCCCAAGCGCCGGTTGACGGTGTTCACCGGCGTCTCGGGGTCGGGCAAGAGCTCATTGGTGTTCGACACGATCGCCGCGGAATCCCAGCGGTTGATCAACGAGACCTACAGCGCCTTCGTGCAGGGTTTCATGCCGAACCTGGCCCGCCCCGAGGTCGACGTGCTCGATGGGCTGACCACCGCGATCATCGTGGACCAGCAGCGGATGGGCGCCGACCCGCGCTCCACCGTCGGCACAGCCACCGACACCGGGGCGATGCTGCGCATCCTGTTCAGCCGGCTGGGCGCTCCGCATATCGGTTCGCCACAAGCCTTTTCGTTCAACGTGGCCTCGATCAGCGGGGCCGGCGCGGTGACGCTCGAGAAGGGCGGGCGCACGGTCAAGGAACGTCGTGACTTCAACATCGTCGGCGGGATGTGTCCGCGGTGTGAGGGTCGCGGTGCGGTCAACGACATCGACCTGACCGCGCTGTATGACGACACCAAGTCGCTGAACGAAGGCGCACTGACGATTCCGGGCTTCAGCATGGACGGCTGGTACGGCCGGATCTTCCGGGGGTGCGGCTTCTTCGATACGGACAAGCCGATCAACAAGTTCACCAAGAAGGAACTCGACGCCCTGCTGCACAAGGAAGCGACCAAGCTCAAGGTCGACGGGGTCAACCTGACCTATCTCGGGCTGATCCCCCAGATCCAGAAGTCGTTCCTGGCCAAGGACGTCGAAGCCATGCAACCGCACATCCGCGCTTTCGTGGAGCGCGCGGTCACCTTCACCACCTGCCCGGAGTGTGACGGCACCCGCCTGTCGGGAACCGCGCGCTCGGTGAAGATCAAAGGCGTCAACATCGCCGAGGCGTGCGCGATGCAGATCACCGATCTGGCTGAGTGGCTCGGGACGGTCAAAGACAAATCGGTGACCCCACTGCTGGCCGCATTGCAGCACACTCTGGACTCGTTCGTCGAGATCGGGTTGGGCTATCTGTCCCTGGACCGCCCCGCGGGCACCCTGTCTGGTGGAGAAGCCCAGCGCGTCAAGATGATCCGTCACCTGGGCTCGTCTCTGACCGACGTCACCTACGTCTTCGACGAGCCGACCATCGGCCTGCACCCGCACGACATCGCCCGGATGAACAACCTGCTGTTGGCGCTTCGCGACAAGGGCAACACAGTACTGGTCGTCGAGCACAAGCCCGAGACGATCTCGATCGCCGACCATGTCGTCGACCTGGGTCCCGGCGCCGGATCGGCCGGGGGCGAGGTGGTCTTCGAGGGAAGTGTGGCGGGGCTGCGGGGCAGCGACACCGTCACCGGCCGGCACCTCGGTTACCGTGCGGTCCTGAAGGACGAGGTGCGGAAAACGAACGGCGCGTTGGAGATCCGTGGGGCCGACACCCACAATCTGCGCGACGTGGACGTCGACATCCCGCTGGGCGCGCTGGTGGTGATCACCGGGGTCGCGGGCTCGGGCAAGAGTTCGTTGATCGACGGCTCGGTGGCCGGCCGCGACGGCGTGGTGGTGGTCGATCAGAGCCCGATCCGCGGCTCGCGCCGCAGTAACCCGGCCACCTACACCGGGCTGCTGGAGCCGATCCGTAAGGCGTTCGCGAAGGCCAACGGCGTCAAGCCGGCCCTGTTCAGCTCGAACTCCGAGGGTGCCTGCCCGACATGCAACGGAGCCGGGGTGATCTACACCGATCTCGGAGTGATGGCCACCGTAGAGACCACCTGCGAGGAGTGCGAGGGCAAACGGTTCGGCGCCTCGGTGTTGCAGTACACCCTCGGCGGGCGCGACATCGCCGAGGTACTGGCCATGCCGGTCAGCGAGGCGGAGCGGTTCTTCGCCGACGGCGAAGCGAAAGCTCCTGCGGCACAGAAGATCCTGTCCCGGATGTCCGATGTGGGCCTCGGGTATCTGACGCTCGGGCAGCCACTGACCACGCTGTCCGGCGGGGAGCGGCAGCGGCTGAAGCTGGCTACCCGGCTCGGCGATACCGGAGCCGAGAAGGCCGATACGTACATCCTCGACGAGCCGACCACGGGCCTGCACCTCGCCGACGTCGAGCAGCTGCTCGGCCTGCTGGACCGGTTGGTGGATTCGGGGAAGTCGGTCATCGTGATCGAGCATCACCAGGCCGTCATGACGCATGCCGACTGGATCATCGACCTGGGTCCGGGCGCCGGGCACGACGGCGGTCGCGTGGTCTTCGAGGGCACCCCGACAGACCTGGTCGCCCAGCGGGCCACGCTGACAGGTCAGCACCTCGCCGAATATGTGGGCAACTGA
- a CDS encoding VOC family protein yields the protein MDITIHSSMLPLDDPEESLAFYRDILGFEVRLDVGKDRMRWITVGPPNQPDTSVVLYPPSATPGLTDDERRMISEMMAKGTFGTLLLATKDLDSTFEKVQAGDVEVVQEPTEQPYGVRDCALRDPAGNMVRIQELP from the coding sequence ATGGACATCACAATTCACTCCAGCATGCTGCCGCTCGACGATCCGGAAGAATCCCTCGCGTTCTACCGCGACATCCTCGGCTTCGAGGTCCGCCTCGACGTCGGCAAGGACCGGATGCGTTGGATCACGGTCGGTCCACCGAACCAGCCCGACACATCCGTCGTCCTGTACCCGCCATCGGCCACCCCCGGCCTCACCGACGACGAGCGCCGCATGATCTCCGAGATGATGGCCAAGGGCACCTTCGGCACGCTCCTGCTCGCCACCAAGGACCTCGACAGTACTTTTGAAAAGGTGCAGGCCGGAGACGTCGAGGTGGTCCAGGAACCCACCGAGCAGCCGTACGGTGTGCGTGACTGCGCCCTTCGCGATCCCGCCGGAAACATGGTCCGTATCCAGGAGCTGCCCTAA
- a CDS encoding helix-turn-helix transcriptional regulator has translation MADQQLGDLKLLRRVRDRIDREYAQPLNVEALARGVNMSAGHLSRQFKIAYGESPYSYLMTRRIERAMALLRRGDMSVTEICFAVGCSSLGTFSTRFTELVGIPPSRYREQTAAVTDGLPSCMEKQVTKPIRNREAPATRLHLA, from the coding sequence GTGGCCGACCAACAGCTGGGCGATCTCAAGCTGCTGCGCCGGGTCCGGGACCGCATCGACCGCGAGTACGCGCAGCCGCTGAACGTCGAAGCGCTGGCCCGCGGGGTCAATATGTCCGCCGGGCACCTCTCGCGCCAGTTCAAGATCGCCTACGGCGAGTCGCCGTATTCCTATCTGATGACCCGTCGTATCGAGCGCGCCATGGCACTGCTGCGCCGCGGCGACATGTCGGTCACCGAGATCTGCTTCGCCGTCGGCTGTTCCTCGCTCGGCACGTTCAGCACCCGGTTCACCGAACTGGTCGGCATCCCGCCCAGCCGCTACCGCGAGCAGACCGCCGCGGTGACCGACGGCCTACCGTCGTGCATGGAGAAGCAGGTGACCAAACCGATCAGGAATCGAGAAGCGCCCGCCACCCGCCTCCACTTAGCGTGA